The following nucleotide sequence is from Ferruginibacter lapsinanis.
TGACTGATTCTTATCATCTATAAGTTCGTTGACTCAGAATGAGTATCACCCGAATTGAAAATAAATTTCGTAGTGTTGTGTTTTATTGCAACTTTTGCTTAATAATTTCGTTAATACTTATTATTAAAGTTAAACAAAGTGGCTAAAATGTACTTTTTTAATCTTAGCAAATAAAGACCCTAACCTTTAAACCTTATCTGAAAATGAAACGACCTTTATTGATAAGTAATATTTGTTTTTTCATAAATCCGCGTTTTTTCACAGATTTTGTTGTTTTATATTTCATCAGACAGTTCTTTTTTGTACCTTCTTTCCTTTTAACAAGATCAATTTATAGATATGATTGATTTTAAAAAACTTTTTGAAGAAGCACCAGGATTATACTTGATTTTAAATCCGGAACTAAGAATAGTGGAGGCAAGTAATGCTTACCTTATTGCTACGATGACTGATCGCATGGAAATAATTGGTAGAGACCTATTTGAAGTTTTTCCTGATAATCCGGATGATGCCACTGCGGACGGTGTATCTAATCTTCGTAATTCGTTGAACTATGTTTTAAAGAATCATATTCCACATGCAATGTCTGTACAAAAATATGATATCAGAAAACCAGATGGAGTTTTTGAAGAGCGGTATTGGAGCCCTTATAACAAGCCGGTTTTTAATGAAAAACGTGAGGTTATTTATATTATACATAATGTTCAGGATGTAACAGATCTGATGCGTCTTCAAAATGCAAGGGAAGATCTTGATAACGAAAATAAAGTGCTCCTCATTCAAAATGAGGAAAAGGATAGACGAACCACTGAACTTAACATCGCCTATAAAGAAATATCTGATTACAAATATGCACTGGATGAATCTTCTATCGTAGCTATCACCGATCATAAAGGGATCATCAATCACGTAAATGATAATTTTTGCAAAATTTCACAATATAGCAGAGAAGAACTGATTGGGCAGGATCATCGGATCATTAATTCCGGTTTTCACTCAAAAGAATTTATTCGTACGATATGGGTAACAATAGCGAATGGAAATATATGGAGAGGAGAACTGAAAAACAAAGCTAAAGATGGTAGTTTTTACTGGGTAGATACAACTATTATTCCTTTTTTGAATGAACAAAAAAAACCGTATCAATATGTTGCCATCAGGGCAGATATAACATCGAGAAAATTGACGGAGGAAAATTTGGAAAAAAGTCTGAGAGAAATATCAGATTATAAATATGCACTTAATGAATCATCGATAGTAGCGATTACAGATCAAAAAGGCATTATCAAATACGCCAATTATAATTTCTGCAAAATATCCAAGTTCAGCTATGAAGAATTGATTGGCCAGGATCATCGGATCATCAATTCCGGATACCATCCCAAAGACTTTATCCGCAACTTATGGGTGACCATTGCCAATGGCAAAATATGGAGAGGAGAATTGAAGAATAAAGCTAAAGATGGAACTTTTTATTGGGTGGATACAACCATTGTTCCTTTTTTAAATGAAGCAGGAAGGCCTTATCAATATGTAGCAATACGTGCCGATATTACACAGCGTAAACAAGCTGAAGAAGAAATTAAGGTTTTGAATGAAGAGTTGGAAACACGTGTAAAAGAACGAACAGAAGAACTTGAATCCTTTTCCTACTCTGTATCACATGATTTGAGGGCTCCCTTAAGAGCAGTGAATGGCTATGCAAGAATGCTAGAAGAAGATTATAAACATTTATTTGATGAAGAAGGAAAGCGATTGTTGGGGGAAGTTCAGCGGAATGCAAAAAAGATGGGAGTGTTGATAGATGATCTGCTTAGTTTTTCAAGGCTGGGCAGAAAAGAGATCAATAAGTCTGTTATTGAAATGAATGACCTTGTGACAGCTGCGATCAAAGAGATTCAGCAAACAGGAGAGATTCAGGCACAAATAAAATATAATAATCTCATATCTGTAAAGGCAGATTATACATTGATGTTACATGTTATGATTAATTTAATTTCTAATGCTTTAAAGTATTCAGCAAAAAATAAAAATCCAATTGTCGAAATACGATGTAAAAGAGAGAAAGACGATTTAGTTTATTCTGTTAGCGATAATGGCGTAGGTTTTGATATGGAGTATATCGGGAAACTTTTCGGCGTGTTTCAACGCTTACATTCTGCCGACGAATTTCCGGGAACCGGAGTGGGGCTTGCAATAGTACAGCGTATAATACATAAACATAAAGGAAGAGTTTGGGCTGAAGGAAAGGTTGGAAAGGGGGCTGTTTTTTATTTCAGTCTCCCCGAAAATTAATCACACTAAAACAAACACCATGTTAGCAGAAAATTCAGAAGTGGAGATATTGCTTGTAGAAGACAATATGAATGATGCAGAATTAACTATTCGTGCACTTCGAAAAAACAAACTTGCCAATAATCTTATTCATTTAAAAGATGGAGCAAGCGCTATTGATTTTCTTTTTGGCAAAGGAGAGTTTGAAGGAAGGAATATAAATAATATGCCTAAGGTTATTTTGCTGGACCTTAAAATGCCGAAAATTGATGGCCTTGAGGTGTTAAGGAATATAAAGTTGAATGATTCAACAAAAAGGATTCCGATTGTGATACTTACTTCTTCAAAGGAGAGTCCGGATATTGAAAAAGCTTATCAGTTAGGAGCTAACAGCTATATTGTTAAACCGGTAGATTTCGACGGCTTTATGAAAGGAATTTCAGACCTCGGTTTTTATTGGATGTTATTGAATCAAAATCCTATCTAAACAAAATATTAAACATTGAATAGAAAATTAAAAATATTACACCTCGAAGATCTTGATTCGGATGCAGAATTGGTGGAACGTGAATTGAAGAAGGGCAATATCTTGTTTGATAAATTGGTAGTAGATACCAGAGACGATTTTGAGAATGCATTGGCACAATTTTCTCCGGATATCATCTTGTCTGATCATTCTCTACCTTCTTTTAATTCAATACAAGCTTTGAAAATTGTAAAACGTGCAGGATTAAATATTCCATTCATTCTCATTACAGCAACGGTTTCGGAAGAATTTGCAGTAAGCGTTATGCAGGAAGGAGCTGATGATTATATTCTTAAAGACAAAATGGGGAGGCTGCCATCAGCAATTGCTCATGTGATGGAGAAGTATGAATCAAACCTGGCAAAAAAACAGGCTGAGGCTCGTTTGCTTGCAGCCCATGAAAGATTAATGTTTCATCTTGAAAATTCGCCATTAGGGTATATAGAATGGGATGATGCGTTGAATGTAAAAACATGGTCGAAACGTACACAGGAAATTTTTGGGTGGACTAAAGAAGAGTTTAATCAGATCCCAAAAAATAAACATAGTCATGTGTATGTAGAAGACAGAGAAAAGGTGTACGCAATTGCAGAAAAATTAGCGAATGGTACATTAGAAAGAGATAATACACTAAACAGAAACTACACCAAAGATGGGAATGTTATTTGGTGTGAGTGGTTTAATTCTACGCTTAAAAATGAAAATGGAAAAGTTGTTACGATCATGTCTTTAGTGCAGGATGTTACCGAACGAAAGAAAGCAGAAGAGGCACTTGTTGAAAAGGAACTTCGTTTCAGGGAATTTTTTGAAACGGCACCTGAGGCAATTTTGGTAGTAGATCCTGCTACTGCCAGGTTTGTGGATTATAACGATAATGCATTGCGATTGCTTAAATGTTCTGGCGAAGCATTGCTTAAAAAAGGTCCTCGAGATATTACTGCTCCATTTCAATCGCAGGGAGATGGGCTGGATGAAAGAATAAAGGAATATATCATTCGTACTATGCAGGGAGAACGACCCATATTTGATTGGATAATTCGGGATTTTGAAGGGAATGATATTTTTTGCGAAATAAGGTTGAATGTGATTGCAAATGCTGGCAATCCTATGATAAGGGCGAGTGTGTTGGATATTACTGAAAGAGTTCAGTTGGAACGAAAATTATTGGAAGAGAAAATAAAAAATCAAAAAGAAATAACGGAGGCCATTATAACAGCACAGGAATTTGAACGTTCGTTTCTTGGGGAAGAGTTGCACGATAATATTAACCAGATACTGGCTACTTCCAAGTTGTATATGGATGTTTCGATCAATTCTGATATTTTGCGAAAAGACCTGATGACAAGTAGTCGCAATTATTTAGCTGATGCGATGGAGGAAATAAGGAAGTTGTCTAAGTCTTTACAGCCTCCATCATTAGGAGAAACAAGCCTTCAGAGTGCTGTGAATGAAATGCTTGGAAACATAAAACAATTGAATAAATTGGATATTATTTACGAATGGGAAAATGTGGATGAAAAAACTTTAAATGAAAAAATAAAATTAGCAGTATTTAGAATTATCCAGGAGCAGTTGAATAATATATCCAAACATGCTCAGGCTAAAAAGGCATCTATTCAGCTAAAACAAATGAACACCAGATTGATCTTAATTATTAAGGATGATGGTGTGGGATTCGATACATCTGCCAAACGTAAAGGAATAGGACTTAAAAATATTTCAAACAGAGCAAGTTTGTTTAATGGAGAAGTAACCATTGTTTCAGCCCCAGGAGCTGGATGCGTACTAACTGTAAAATTCAGTATTTAAATTAGTCATCAATAAATTCTGGTTAATAGCTATAATTTATTGATGATTAATTTTGTTATTACAAATTAAATGAAACTGCCAGCTCTTTTAATTCTAAAATATTGGTAACACCTAATTTTTCTAACAACCTGGCTTTATGTGTGCCTACTGTAGAAACCTGAAGATTTAATGACTTTGAGATATCGCTTACGGTATGACCTAACAACAATAAAGAAACGATTTCAAATTCTCTTGCCGAAAGTTTATCAAACGGATTTGAACTTACATTAGAAAATGATTCTTCTGCAAGAGCGCTTGCAAGAGACTCACTTATATACATTCTTTCATTTAATATGAGATTGATCGCCTTTTTTATTTCTTCTAATGGTGCTTCTTTAGAAATAAAACCTTTAGCTCCGGCCTTCATAAACCGTTTGGCATATATCTTCTCCGAACTCATGGAAAAAATAAGAACTTTTATGGAAGGGTACTTGATATGAATGAATTCCATCAATCCAAGCGTATCTGTATTAGGCATTTGAATATCCATCATCATCAAATCATATGTCGCATGCTTTAATTTTTCCACTGCACTATCGCCATCTCCGGCCTCATCAATTTCGGCCGGCTTGTATATTTCTGAAAGCAATCCTTTAATGCCGGAACGGACTACAATATGGTCATCAACCAATAAAAATCTTTTCATATAAAGTACTACGGTTTTAGGTCACATTAAAAGTAGAAGTTTTTCTACACAAAACCAACCTTTTCAACTAATTCATTCAATAAACTTTTTCGGAGATTTGCTATTCTAATCAATATCTGAAATAAACAAAAGTTAGAACCCGTTTTATGATCTTTATCAAAGGCAAAAAAAGTTGTTTTGTAATTGCCTTTAATGAAAAACCTGCCGGAAAATAATTTTGTGTAGGCTTTGTGAAGCCAGCCTGCACGAAATTTCTAGCATATTGATCAGTAAGTATATATTTTTTAAAGTATAATATACTGAAAAGTAATGTTATAAAATTTCGAATGTTTATCTGCCGGTAATTAACCATGTTAATTACCGGCAGTAAAAAATAAAATCCTATGAAACCTATTCAAATCGAAGAGTTTGAAGAGCAGATGAAAAAACGATCTGATCGGCTCATAAACTATTTCCTGATGGCCTATTTTTTGATTGGGCTGTTATTTTCATTTTTTTATAATACCTGGGATATTGCAATTGGTGTTGGGGGTAGTGCTGTCATTGCATATTATTTATCAAAACATTATTCTTTCCACTCAACTTTTTATCAATATGTACTAAGTGCTGTGATTGGCATTTTTATGTCGCAATTTATTTTTCAGTTGCATGGTATGTTCGAGATGCATTTTTTTGCTTTTATAGGAAGTGCGATTCTCATTACTTACCGAAACTGGAAACTACAGCTTCCGCTGGCTGCTGTATTACTACTTCATCACTTTTTTTTCGGATATCTTCAGGTTGTTAGTCCTGATAAGGTCTACTTTATTCAATTGGATTACACCTCTTTAAAAACCACTATAATACACAGTACGCTTACAATGTCAATTTTATCTCTTTGTGGGTTATGGTCATATAATATTAAAAAAGCCAGTGATGATCATATCATACAGAGTATAGAATTGGGGAAATTGCAGGAAGCTAATAAACAGAAAGAGGTGCTTATTGCAATGAGTGATAATCTGAGAATAAATAATGAGAAGCTGCAGGAAGCAAATAAAGAGTTAAGAACCATATTTAACGCAATTGATGAAGTACTGTTTTCAATTGATCTGGTGAACAACCGCATTATACAATTGTCGTCTACTTGCGAAAAAGTGACAGGCTGGACAAGAACTGAGTTTATGGCTGATATTAATTTGTGGATCAAACTCATACATCCTGATGATCTTTTGCATATGAATGAAAAGAAATTAAAATTAATAGAGGGGAAAACGATTGCATGTACATGTCGCATTATTCATAAAAACGGAGGTTTACGTTGGATGGAAGTGAAAATTATTCCCACACTGGATGTCAAAGGAGAATTAATAAGATTAGATAGTATAGTTAAGGATGTTACAGAAAGAAGAAAGTCTGAAGCTGCATTACAAGAGAGCTATAAGAAAATAGTTGCACAAAAACTATTAATGAAAACTACTGAACGGTTGGCCCGTTTTGGTAGCTGGCAAATAGATATACAAGATGAGATCGTTAAATGGTCGGATGAAGCATTCAGGATATATGGGTATGGTTCAACTGAGCATGAACCTTCGTATGAGTTCTTTTTAAATCATGTGCATCCCGAAGATCTGGAATATGTTAAAGCAACGATGGAGCATGCTTACTTACATTTGGATTCGGAAAAACTAAATTTCAGGATCATTGACAGAAAAGGGCAAACGAAATATTTGTATGCTGAATTAATGATTGAAAGAAATGTTGATGGTGAACCGATACGTGTTGCAGGCTTTAAACAGGATATTACTGAAAAAGTGATGCTGGAACAAAGTTTGGCAGAAGAAAGGAGTTGTAAACAAAAAGAGATAACCGCAGCTGTTATTAATGCACAAGAACAGGAACGGTCTTTTTTAGGAGAGGAATTGCATGATAATATTAATCCGGTTTTGGCTACTGCCAAATTATACATGGATAGTGCATTGGAAAATGCAGACATTCGCATTGATCTTATTAAGAGTACAAAAGAGTTTATCACTATGGCAATGGATGATATCAGAAAATTGTCTAAATCACTTTTGCCACCGTCTTTAGGAGAGGTTAGTCTATTAGAATCTTTGACAGATATGATAGAAAATATCAGCAGGGTAAATGATCTGCATTTTATTGTAAATAGCGAAGGATTTGATGAAAGCTCGATAAGTGATAAACAAAAATTGACCATTTTTAGGATAGCACAGGAACAAATAACCAATATTCTTAAACATGCTAAAGCAAATACCGTTATTATCAGCCTCAAACAACGGGAAAATTATCTGCAACTGATCATCAAAGATGATGGAGTTGGATTTAATACTGCAAAAAAACGGAATGGAGTTGGGTTACAAAATATCGCCAGCAGAGCAGAATTATACAATGGGAATGTTACGATTAATTCAAAATTAGGTAAGGGGTGTGAATTAGTAGTAAATTTCAATAATCAGGTGATTCCCTCCAGAAATGATATAGCAAAGGCAAGTTAATCTATCGTTAAAGTCAGTCCAGCCCTGCAAGCAGATCATACAATAATTGCCTAATAACTTCTTGCCTGGCCTTTCATCCCAATGTTTGAACATTTAAGTGGTAAACATGTTTACTTTTGTAGTTCAAACATTTATTCATTGATTTTATGGTATCAGTGTACAAAAAGATTCTTTTTGCTTCTATCTGCATTTTTGCCTTATCCTGCAAAAGCAAAAAAGAAGAGGCTACAAAACAGAATACAACTCAACAGGCAACATTGGTGGATGTAATAATTGCTGGTACACAACAGCTAAGTAACACCATCGAAGCCAATGGTAATGTCGTTGCAAACGAAAGCCTGGAAATTCATCCGGAAGTGAGCGGTCGGCTTACTTACCTTAATGTACCCGATGGAGCAAGTGTTAGTGCAGGCACTATATTGGCAAAAATTAATGATGCCGATCTACAGGCACAATTATCAAAAAGCAAAAGTCAATTATCGTTAGCCGAAAAAACAGAGGAACGTTTACGTAAATTATTGGCGGTAAACGGGATCAATCAAGCTGATTATGATGCAGCGTTAAATTCTGTGAATAATATCAAAGCTGATATTCAATTGTTAAAAGCGCAAATTGATAAAACAGTGGTAAAAGCTCCATTTGCCGGAGTATTAGGACTAAGGATGGTTAGTCCCGGGGCTTATATTACCCCACAAACTATACTGGCTACCTTACAGGAAACAAATAAAGTAAAAATTGATTTTACAGTACCTGCGATTTATGCTGACCTGATAAAACGTGGAGCTACTGTTTCAATCATAAATAATAACGAGCCTAAACGAACGGCTGTAATAGTGGCTACAGAAACTGAGATCAATACAACAACACGTAACCTGAAAGTGAGAGCATTATTGGGTGGAGTTCCCATTAATCCGGGGGCTTTTGTGAAAGTACTGATTGATGCCGGTAAACAAATTAATAGTATTGTTATCCCTACTAATGCCATCATACCGGATGCTACATCTAAAAAACTGATAGTGGTAAAAAATGGTAAAGGGACTTTTGTAAATGTAGAAACCGGGCTGCGTACATCAAGTGGCGTAGAAATTACAAAAGGTATAGCTGTTGGAGACTCTGTGGTTGTAACAGGGGTATTATTTGTTAAACCAAATGCACCCGTAAAAATAAAGAGCGTAAAGAACTTAACGGAGCTAACAAAAGAACAGTAATAAAAATAGAAACATGAATTAGATTGATCTTAGCTGGTACAAACAGATGTGATCAGCATAAATCTTTAGCGATCTGTTTTATCAGTGCATCTATAAGCAAATATGAATATTTCAGAATTATCACTTCGAAGGCCCATACTGGCAACCGTGCTGAACATTTTAATTGTTCTCTTCGGTATTGTCGGGTATACTTTTTTAGCAGTAAGGGATTATCCTGCTATTGATCCTCCAACAATAAATGTTAGAACAGCTTACGCCGGAGCTAATTCAGATATTATCGAAAGTCAGATAACGGAGCCTCTGGAAAAAGTGATCAATGGAATACCCGGTATTCGTTCTATCAATTCTTCAAGTACAGTTGGCCAAAGTAATATAACGGTAGAATTTAATGTAGGAGAAAATCTAGAAGCTTCTGCAAATGATGTTAGAGATAAGGTCGGTCAGGCGGTCCGAAATCTTCCCCAGGATATTGATGCACCTCCGGTTGTTACTAAAAGTGATGCAAATAGTGACTTCATAATTTTAATGTCTGTACAAAGTCATGATAAAAGCTTGATGGAGTTAAGTGATTATGCAGAAAATGTATTACAGGAAAAACTACAAACTATTCCGGAAGTAAGTGCAGTAAATATTCTTGGTCAGAAAAAACCTTCCATGCGTATTTGGGTAAATCCCGATAAAATGAATGCGTATAATATTTCTTTTAGTGATATTCGGACTTCTCTCGATAAAGAGAATGTTGAAATACCTTCGGGGAAATTATACGGGAAAACAACAGAGCTAACAATAAGAGCATTAGGAAAATTAGTTACAGAAGATGATTTTAATAATTTACTGTTGCGTGAGGATGCAAGTGGTATAGTAAGATTAAAAGATGTTGCTAAGGTAGAAATTGGCCCGG
It contains:
- a CDS encoding PAS domain-containing sensor histidine kinase; its protein translation is MIDFKKLFEEAPGLYLILNPELRIVEASNAYLIATMTDRMEIIGRDLFEVFPDNPDDATADGVSNLRNSLNYVLKNHIPHAMSVQKYDIRKPDGVFEERYWSPYNKPVFNEKREVIYIIHNVQDVTDLMRLQNAREDLDNENKVLLIQNEEKDRRTTELNIAYKEISDYKYALDESSIVAITDHKGIINHVNDNFCKISQYSREELIGQDHRIINSGFHSKEFIRTIWVTIANGNIWRGELKNKAKDGSFYWVDTTIIPFLNEQKKPYQYVAIRADITSRKLTEENLEKSLREISDYKYALNESSIVAITDQKGIIKYANYNFCKISKFSYEELIGQDHRIINSGYHPKDFIRNLWVTIANGKIWRGELKNKAKDGTFYWVDTTIVPFLNEAGRPYQYVAIRADITQRKQAEEEIKVLNEELETRVKERTEELESFSYSVSHDLRAPLRAVNGYARMLEEDYKHLFDEEGKRLLGEVQRNAKKMGVLIDDLLSFSRLGRKEINKSVIEMNDLVTAAIKEIQQTGEIQAQIKYNNLISVKADYTLMLHVMINLISNALKYSAKNKNPIVEIRCKREKDDLVYSVSDNGVGFDMEYIGKLFGVFQRLHSADEFPGTGVGLAIVQRIIHKHKGRVWAEGKVGKGAVFYFSLPEN
- a CDS encoding response regulator, giving the protein MLAENSEVEILLVEDNMNDAELTIRALRKNKLANNLIHLKDGASAIDFLFGKGEFEGRNINNMPKVILLDLKMPKIDGLEVLRNIKLNDSTKRIPIVILTSSKESPDIEKAYQLGANSYIVKPVDFDGFMKGISDLGFYWMLLNQNPI
- a CDS encoding hybrid sensor histidine kinase/response regulator, whose translation is MNRKLKILHLEDLDSDAELVERELKKGNILFDKLVVDTRDDFENALAQFSPDIILSDHSLPSFNSIQALKIVKRAGLNIPFILITATVSEEFAVSVMQEGADDYILKDKMGRLPSAIAHVMEKYESNLAKKQAEARLLAAHERLMFHLENSPLGYIEWDDALNVKTWSKRTQEIFGWTKEEFNQIPKNKHSHVYVEDREKVYAIAEKLANGTLERDNTLNRNYTKDGNVIWCEWFNSTLKNENGKVVTIMSLVQDVTERKKAEEALVEKELRFREFFETAPEAILVVDPATARFVDYNDNALRLLKCSGEALLKKGPRDITAPFQSQGDGLDERIKEYIIRTMQGERPIFDWIIRDFEGNDIFCEIRLNVIANAGNPMIRASVLDITERVQLERKLLEEKIKNQKEITEAIITAQEFERSFLGEELHDNINQILATSKLYMDVSINSDILRKDLMTSSRNYLADAMEEIRKLSKSLQPPSLGETSLQSAVNEMLGNIKQLNKLDIIYEWENVDEKTLNEKIKLAVFRIIQEQLNNISKHAQAKKASIQLKQMNTRLILIIKDDGVGFDTSAKRKGIGLKNISNRASLFNGEVTIVSAPGAGCVLTVKFSI
- a CDS encoding response regulator; this translates as MKRFLLVDDHIVVRSGIKGLLSEIYKPAEIDEAGDGDSAVEKLKHATYDLMMMDIQMPNTDTLGLMEFIHIKYPSIKVLIFSMSSEKIYAKRFMKAGAKGFISKEAPLEEIKKAINLILNERMYISESLASALAEESFSNVSSNPFDKLSAREFEIVSLLLLGHTVSDISKSLNLQVSTVGTHKARLLEKLGVTNILELKELAVSFNL
- a CDS encoding PAS domain-containing sensor histidine kinase, yielding MKPIQIEEFEEQMKKRSDRLINYFLMAYFLIGLLFSFFYNTWDIAIGVGGSAVIAYYLSKHYSFHSTFYQYVLSAVIGIFMSQFIFQLHGMFEMHFFAFIGSAILITYRNWKLQLPLAAVLLLHHFFFGYLQVVSPDKVYFIQLDYTSLKTTIIHSTLTMSILSLCGLWSYNIKKASDDHIIQSIELGKLQEANKQKEVLIAMSDNLRINNEKLQEANKELRTIFNAIDEVLFSIDLVNNRIIQLSSTCEKVTGWTRTEFMADINLWIKLIHPDDLLHMNEKKLKLIEGKTIACTCRIIHKNGGLRWMEVKIIPTLDVKGELIRLDSIVKDVTERRKSEAALQESYKKIVAQKLLMKTTERLARFGSWQIDIQDEIVKWSDEAFRIYGYGSTEHEPSYEFFLNHVHPEDLEYVKATMEHAYLHLDSEKLNFRIIDRKGQTKYLYAELMIERNVDGEPIRVAGFKQDITEKVMLEQSLAEERSCKQKEITAAVINAQEQERSFLGEELHDNINPVLATAKLYMDSALENADIRIDLIKSTKEFITMAMDDIRKLSKSLLPPSLGEVSLLESLTDMIENISRVNDLHFIVNSEGFDESSISDKQKLTIFRIAQEQITNILKHAKANTVIISLKQRENYLQLIIKDDGVGFNTAKKRNGVGLQNIASRAELYNGNVTINSKLGKGCELVVNFNNQVIPSRNDIAKAS
- a CDS encoding efflux RND transporter periplasmic adaptor subunit → MVSVYKKILFASICIFALSCKSKKEEATKQNTTQQATLVDVIIAGTQQLSNTIEANGNVVANESLEIHPEVSGRLTYLNVPDGASVSAGTILAKINDADLQAQLSKSKSQLSLAEKTEERLRKLLAVNGINQADYDAALNSVNNIKADIQLLKAQIDKTVVKAPFAGVLGLRMVSPGAYITPQTILATLQETNKVKIDFTVPAIYADLIKRGATVSIINNNEPKRTAVIVATETEINTTTRNLKVRALLGGVPINPGAFVKVLIDAGKQINSIVIPTNAIIPDATSKKLIVVKNGKGTFVNVETGLRTSSGVEITKGIAVGDSVVVTGVLFVKPNAPVKIKSVKNLTELTKEQ